From Erigeron canadensis isolate Cc75 chromosome 5, C_canadensis_v1, whole genome shotgun sequence:
CAAAAGATTCCAAGAGACTATTTTACAACCAATGTAACTTACGTTAAGGTGCTGCAACAATGAATTCAAACAAAGTTAGCATCCTGCTGCTGTAATCCATCTATTCCCTCCATCTTGGACTTAACATAGAGAAAAAACTTGGAGATGGAAAGCCCATTCCAGGAGAAGGTGGAGGTTGAGGTCCTGGACCAAAGGCTCCAGATTGAGTCATCggtgaaaatgaaaaattggGCGTTAATGGTGGGGGATGCTGAAATCCTGGGGAAAGTAACGGGTATGGTGATCGAGGAGATGACAAATTTAAGTAACCAGATGGCGATGGCAGAAGATATTGAGACGTTGGTGATGGTAAAGGTGGTGGTGGGCCGTTCGTTCTTGGTGACGGAAGAGGTGGAAGAGGCGGGCCACCATTCATCCGAGGTGACGGAAGAGGCGGGGGCCCATTCATCCGAGGTGACGGAAGAGGAGGGGCTCCATTCATCCGAGGTGACGGAAGTGGGTAAGGCATCAATCCAGATGACTGCTGTTGCTGCTGACCTTGCATTTGACCTTGCGGGTTTTGCTGGTACTGAGGATGAGCTTGGGGACGGAATTGCGGATGACCTTGCGGACGAGCTTGGGGATGACCTTGTTGATGACCTTGTGGATGTCCTTGTGCTGAATCAATGATCGAGTGCTGAAGGTATCTCATATATTGAGAAATAGGAGACTCGGCAGTATTCGACCACCCTGCATGATCACCAGCATTCATGGGTGGTGGTGCCATAGGCGGTGGTGGCCGTTGCTGCCCATGATGCGGAGGCCTACCAAGATTACTACCATTGTACGGAACCCCACCAGGGGCTGTACCATTGGGCGGACGATGAGGCAGCATTTGTTCCTGCGCCGGTAGATGATGCATAGGCATTCGGGGTCTGCCCACATTCAACGGTGTCAATGGTGAAGGCCTAATTCGTTGCAACCGCATATTTGCTTGTTTAGGCGAATTCAAAGGAGGTCTAGGAAGTGGCTCTTGTGATTGGCGCGAAGGCGACCCCGTAAGTTGTTGAACAATACTTTGAAAATCATTCTTATTAATATTATACACCTGTGGTTGAGGTTGTTGCCTAGCAGGATTTGCGAAACTCGGTTGATGTAAAGGACTTTTCCTAATATTTTTCCCAATCTTGTTCACACCCAGATACTCATTTCCCCTGTTTCTCGAATAATCAGAATTA
This genomic window contains:
- the LOC122599803 gene encoding protein HAIKU1-like, with translation MDNSDYSRNRGNEYLGVNKIGKNIRKSPLHQPSFANPARQQPQPQVYNINKNDFQSIVQQLTGSPSRQSQEPLPRPPLNSPKQANMRLQRIRPSPLTPLNVGRPRMPMHHLPAQEQMLPHRPPNGTAPGGVPYNGSNLGRPPHHGQQRPPPPMAPPPMNAGDHAGWSNTAESPISQYMRYLQHSIIDSAQGHPQGHQQGHPQARPQGHPQFRPQAHPQYQQNPQGQMQGQQQQQSSGLMPYPLPSPRMNGAPPLPSPRMNGPPPLPSPRMNGGPPLPPLPSPRTNGPPPPLPSPTSQYLLPSPSGYLNLSSPRSPYPLLSPGFQHPPPLTPNFSFSPMTQSGAFGPGPQPPPSPGMGFPSPSFFSMLSPRWRE